The following proteins are encoded in a genomic region of Cyclonatronum proteinivorum:
- a CDS encoding PAS domain-containing hybrid sensor histidine kinase/response regulator, translating to MPSEAQLRNLCYQVIQKDVVFFDLITRRETMGFGLWHFNGDHSDFWLSPPVQDALEAAGSIRDVIEMRVSQIVSETTYSNRSGPHSPETLLPFEIDLQELINDRISITGLLRKAAIPDTEGEFVFVLFNHLEGYKGAVRTMQQLYRSKKMLDQISQVSRVGGWEIDLVRNRMTWSKVTREIHEVDETFRPTAESIVQFYKEGENRELLRQLSFDAMKYGRSLDHDFQIITTRGREIWIRVIAYSEFRNGKCVRLYGTIQDVDSEKKAALELVESKKQAEAANVAKSEFLANMSHEIRTPLNSIIGFSELLLQSNLDEVQQQYLDSVHNSGVVLLELINDILDFSKIEAGKLELYIEKTDFVEMCEQIADILRFRIAKSNLEFLLNLDGKLPSFVWADAVRLKQVVINLLGNAAKFTEKGEIEFSVKVLEMQTPADGLQTISLRFEVRDTGIGIPSAKQNRIFDAFSQADGSTTRKYGGTGLGLAISNSLLQLMDSRLNLESEEGQGSRFWFDVTLPYSLEKRSESYDLDAVKRVLIVDDNENNARILQKVMESREIACNIFSNGPDTLNHLKSGEQNYDALISDYHMPGMDGIEMIKQIREELSLPSAELPILLLHSDANDGLIHKACKRYDIQLQMNKPVSSKQLYDALARLRTGSQKKKASGDPQQHWQTDRIYRILIADDNRANMVLARALVKKFIPKARISEAVDGKEAVLLYQEERPDLILMDVQMPELSGYEATERIRTNYLDDQTIIIALTAGAIKGEKERCLEAGMNDYLSKPINVAELERQLKYYLGSLQPHNS from the coding sequence ATGCCATCGGAAGCCCAATTACGCAATTTGTGTTATCAGGTCATTCAGAAAGACGTTGTCTTTTTTGACCTTATTACCCGACGGGAGACCATGGGTTTTGGGCTATGGCATTTTAACGGTGACCACAGCGACTTTTGGCTTAGTCCCCCGGTTCAGGATGCACTTGAAGCTGCCGGATCAATCCGGGATGTTATTGAAATGCGGGTAAGCCAAATTGTTTCTGAAACCACATACAGCAACAGGTCAGGCCCTCACAGTCCGGAAACCCTCCTCCCCTTTGAAATAGACCTGCAGGAACTGATCAACGACCGGATCAGCATTACCGGACTTCTGCGAAAAGCTGCCATACCCGATACGGAAGGCGAGTTTGTGTTTGTGCTTTTCAATCACCTTGAAGGCTATAAAGGCGCTGTACGCACCATGCAGCAGCTTTACCGCAGCAAAAAAATGCTGGATCAGATCAGTCAGGTTTCCCGGGTTGGGGGCTGGGAAATCGATCTGGTGCGCAATCGCATGACCTGGTCAAAAGTTACGCGTGAAATCCACGAAGTGGACGAGACCTTCCGGCCCACAGCTGAGAGTATCGTACAGTTTTATAAAGAAGGCGAAAACCGGGAGCTGTTGCGGCAGCTCAGTTTTGACGCCATGAAATACGGCCGCTCTCTCGATCACGATTTTCAGATCATCACCACAAGGGGCAGGGAAATCTGGATACGCGTCATTGCCTACTCAGAATTCAGAAACGGAAAATGCGTGCGCCTGTACGGCACCATTCAGGATGTGGATTCGGAAAAGAAAGCTGCCCTTGAGCTGGTTGAATCCAAAAAACAGGCAGAAGCTGCCAATGTGGCCAAGTCAGAATTTCTGGCCAACATGAGCCACGAAATCCGCACCCCCCTCAACAGCATCATCGGCTTTTCAGAGCTGTTACTGCAAAGCAATCTTGATGAAGTACAGCAGCAATACCTGGATTCCGTGCATAATTCCGGGGTCGTGCTTCTCGAACTCATCAACGACATCCTCGATTTTTCCAAGATAGAAGCAGGCAAGCTCGAGCTGTATATCGAGAAAACAGACTTTGTGGAAATGTGCGAACAGATTGCGGATATTCTGCGCTTCCGCATCGCTAAAAGCAACCTCGAGTTTCTGTTGAATCTCGACGGTAAGCTCCCGTCCTTTGTTTGGGCAGATGCCGTTCGGCTCAAACAGGTCGTCATCAACCTTCTGGGCAACGCCGCAAAATTTACAGAAAAAGGTGAAATTGAATTTTCCGTTAAAGTGCTTGAAATGCAGACGCCCGCTGACGGCCTGCAAACCATAAGCCTGCGTTTCGAAGTCCGCGATACCGGCATCGGGATCCCAAGCGCGAAGCAAAACCGCATTTTCGACGCCTTCTCACAGGCAGATGGCTCTACGACCCGCAAATACGGCGGCACCGGCCTCGGACTTGCGATATCCAACAGCCTCCTCCAGCTCATGGATAGCCGGCTCAACCTGGAAAGTGAAGAAGGGCAGGGCAGCCGCTTCTGGTTTGATGTAACGCTACCCTACAGCCTGGAGAAGCGCTCCGAATCCTACGACCTCGACGCTGTAAAGCGCGTGCTCATTGTTGACGATAACGAAAACAATGCGCGCATTTTACAGAAAGTAATGGAGAGCAGGGAAATCGCCTGCAACATTTTCAGCAATGGTCCGGATACCCTAAACCACCTCAAATCAGGTGAGCAAAATTATGACGCCCTCATTTCCGATTATCACATGCCGGGAATGGATGGCATCGAAATGATAAAACAAATCCGGGAAGAGCTGTCCCTTCCGTCCGCTGAACTTCCCATTTTATTGCTGCACAGCGACGCCAACGACGGGTTGATTCACAAGGCCTGCAAACGATACGACATTCAGCTTCAGATGAACAAACCGGTAAGCAGCAAGCAGCTTTACGACGCGCTCGCGCGGCTCCGCACCGGATCTCAAAAGAAAAAAGCTTCAGGCGATCCGCAGCAGCACTGGCAAACAGACCGTATTTACCGCATCCTTATTGCAGACGACAACCGGGCCAACATGGTGCTCGCCCGCGCACTCGTCAAAAAATTTATTCCCAAAGCCCGCATCTCTGAAGCCGTTGACGGCAAAGAAGCTGTGCTCCTGTATCAGGAAGAGCGCCCAGACCTGATTCTGATGGATGTGCAAATGCCCGAGCTAAGCGGGTATGAAGCAACCGAGCGCATCCGCACCAACTATTTGGACGACCAAACCATCATCATCGCCCTCACCGCCGGCGCCATCAAAGGCGAAAAAGAACGCTGCCTCGAAGCCGGCATGAACGACTACCTCAGCAAGCCCATCAATGTCGCAGAGCTTGAGCGACAGCTAAAATATTACCTCGGAAGCCTTCAGCCCCACAACAGCTGA
- a CDS encoding GbsR/MarR family transcriptional regulator, whose protein sequence is MNITKDKLSFIEESGLIMETFGLTRMAGRVFGYLMVCDQDAVSFDDIRDTLSASKGSISATMKLLVNTHFIEAVSLPGDRKTYYRISRNRPGDLIRSRFRLFDVFGELLDRAENLKSRDDDTGAWLRETAAFYRWIQSPIEDAIRNWEQNADTIRQARKTGSDAEPDG, encoded by the coding sequence ATGAACATTACGAAAGACAAATTATCCTTCATTGAGGAGTCCGGGCTGATTATGGAAACCTTCGGACTCACCCGCATGGCCGGGCGTGTTTTTGGCTATCTGATGGTCTGCGATCAGGATGCCGTCTCCTTCGACGACATCCGCGATACGCTGAGTGCGAGCAAGGGCAGCATCAGTGCCACCATGAAGTTGCTCGTGAACACGCACTTCATCGAAGCCGTGAGCCTGCCCGGCGACCGCAAAACGTACTACCGCATCAGCCGGAACCGTCCGGGTGACCTGATTCGCAGCCGCTTCCGGCTGTTCGATGTTTTCGGCGAGCTGCTCGACCGGGCCGAAAACCTGAAATCACGCGACGACGACACCGGCGCCTGGCTCAGAGAAACTGCCGCCTTCTACCGCTGGATTCAGTCCCCCATCGAAGATGCCATCCGAAACTGGGAGCAAAATGCCGATACCATCCGGCAGGCCCGCAAAACCGGTTCAGATGCTGAGCCCGACGGCTGA